In one Mucilaginibacter sp. PAMB04168 genomic region, the following are encoded:
- a CDS encoding D-alanyl-D-alanine carboxypeptidase produces the protein MNKCLTLSANPSSVCLKGKLLLGLLLVCVVLSRCTVQSIPKNKIRKMVESSAINRDHYTGFALYDPEQKKMIYEMNADRYFIPASNTKLYTLYTALQMLGDSIPGLRYVNKGDSLIFWGTGDPSFLHSTLKSTKAFELLKHSSKRLFYSPTNYKGDFYGANWPYDNYKYYFQAEINDMPVMDNVAVISADGKGGLQIWPAYFKVYLQQDTSFHPRSFEVERSLTENKFRYPAMPVPANFRQEIPWKTSPELTLALLQDTLKKPISLIRLNMPDSARTLYSASSDSVYKRMMLPSDNFIAEQLLLVCSSTLRGGALSTSAVIAHSIKNYMSDLPDVPQWVDGSGLSRQDLFTPRTTIALLTKISAKLGSEERMHNLFPTGGVSGTLKSAYKTDNGVPFVWGKTGSLSNNHNQSGYIVTRKGKKLLFSYMNNNYTRPTADIRGEMVRIMTQIHEQF, from the coding sequence ATGAATAAATGCCTTACATTATCCGCTAACCCATCTTCGGTATGCCTTAAGGGTAAATTGCTGCTGGGTTTGCTTCTGGTCTGCGTAGTGCTAAGCCGGTGCACCGTACAAAGCATACCCAAAAATAAGATCCGCAAAATGGTGGAATCTTCGGCCATTAACCGCGACCACTATACCGGCTTCGCTTTATACGATCCGGAACAGAAAAAGATGATATACGAAATGAATGCCGACAGATACTTTATACCGGCATCCAACACCAAACTTTACACCCTGTATACTGCACTGCAGATGCTGGGTGACTCTATCCCCGGCTTGCGTTATGTAAACAAAGGCGATTCACTGATTTTTTGGGGTACGGGAGATCCGTCTTTCCTGCATTCAACCTTAAAATCGACCAAGGCTTTTGAGCTGCTTAAGCATTCATCCAAGCGGTTGTTTTATTCGCCAACCAACTACAAAGGCGACTTTTATGGTGCGAACTGGCCTTACGATAATTACAAGTATTATTTTCAGGCCGAAATTAACGATATGCCTGTGATGGATAATGTAGCTGTAATTTCTGCCGATGGCAAAGGTGGCTTGCAAATATGGCCTGCTTACTTTAAAGTTTATTTACAGCAGGATACATCCTTTCATCCGCGTTCATTTGAAGTGGAACGTTCGCTTACCGAAAATAAGTTCCGTTACCCGGCCATGCCTGTGCCGGCAAATTTCCGTCAGGAAATACCCTGGAAAACCAGTCCGGAGTTAACACTCGCTTTATTGCAGGATACGCTAAAGAAACCCATCAGCTTAATTAGGCTGAATATGCCAGACAGCGCCCGTACACTTTATTCTGCATCATCAGACTCGGTGTATAAGCGCATGATGTTGCCAAGTGATAACTTTATAGCCGAGCAATTATTGCTGGTATGTTCATCTACCTTACGTGGCGGCGCCTTAAGTACGTCGGCCGTTATTGCACACAGCATAAAGAACTATATGAGCGATTTGCCCGATGTGCCACAGTGGGTGGATGGCTCGGGGCTTTCGCGGCAGGATTTGTTTACGCCGCGTACTACCATTGCTTTGCTAACTAAAATATCTGCCAAGCTGGGTAGCGAGGAGCGCATGCACAACTTATTTCCAACGGGCGGTGTATCGGGTACGCTCAAAAGCGCCTATAAGACCGATAATGGTGTGCCGTTTGTTTGGGGTAAAACCGGCAGTTTATCTAATAACCACAACCAGAGCGGCTATATTGTGACCCGCAAAGGCAAAAAGCTGCTTTTCTCTTACATGAACAACAATTACACCCGCCCAACAGCCGACATACGCGGCGAGATGGTGCGTATCATGACCCAAATACACGAGCAGTTTTGA
- a CDS encoding dipeptide epimerase, producing MKFTAFEIYKYSIPIEPFTIATGTMHFAQNVLVKAYTDNGLTGLGECSAFPMIVGETQATGFEMAKDFAAIWKDKDAADMEARLAELHLYTAGNYTIKSAFDMVLYDLAAKKASMPLYQYLGGQKRKIITDVTVGIDTPEGMAASAVKFESQGFNIIKVKLGKKPDADIERMQHIRRALKPETQIRIDANQGWTFEEAVYALQELAKYDIAFCEQPMRTYNDELLPALCEQSPIAIMADESVYTHRDAERIIRNKAAKYINIKFAKSGGINEAILINQVAEKNGVQCMLGSMLESRLALTANVHFAMAHTNLHYFDLDTCLLGQLADPVIGGFWYNGMELEITDAPGIGADVDRAYLEKLESVKI from the coding sequence GTGAAGTTTACCGCATTTGAGATTTACAAATACTCTATACCAATTGAGCCTTTTACCATAGCAACGGGTACTATGCACTTTGCCCAAAACGTTTTGGTGAAGGCTTATACCGATAATGGTTTAACCGGCTTAGGCGAGTGCTCAGCTTTCCCCATGATAGTGGGTGAAACGCAGGCAACCGGCTTTGAAATGGCCAAAGACTTCGCAGCCATTTGGAAAGATAAAGATGCTGCCGATATGGAAGCACGCCTGGCCGAACTGCATCTATATACAGCAGGCAACTATACCATTAAAAGCGCTTTTGATATGGTGCTCTACGATTTGGCAGCAAAAAAAGCCAGCATGCCTTTGTATCAATACCTGGGCGGCCAAAAAAGAAAAATCATTACTGATGTTACGGTAGGTATAGATACGCCCGAGGGTATGGCTGCGTCGGCTGTAAAGTTCGAAAGCCAAGGCTTTAACATTATTAAAGTTAAGCTTGGTAAAAAGCCTGATGCTGATATTGAACGTATGCAGCATATACGGCGGGCCTTAAAACCTGAAACGCAAATTCGGATAGATGCTAACCAGGGATGGACGTTTGAGGAGGCCGTTTATGCGCTGCAGGAACTGGCCAAATATGATATTGCCTTTTGCGAGCAGCCGATGCGTACTTATAACGATGAATTGCTGCCCGCACTGTGCGAACAATCACCGATAGCCATTATGGCCGACGAAAGCGTTTACACCCATCGCGATGCAGAGCGCATCATTCGCAACAAGGCTGCTAAATATATTAATATAAAATTTGCCAAAAGCGGGGGCATTAACGAGGCCATCCTAATAAACCAGGTAGCTGAAAAGAACGGTGTGCAATGTATGCTGGGCAGTATGCTCGAAAGCCGACTGGCCCTTACCGCTAACGTGCATTTTGCTATGGCTCATACCAACCTGCATTATTTTGACCTGGACACCTGCTTACTGGGCCAACTGGCCGACCCAGTTATTGGTGGCTTTTGGTACAATGGGATGGAGCTGGAGATTACCGATGCCCCGGGTATTGGGGCTGATGTAGATCGGGCTTATTTAGAAAAGCTTGAATCAGTAAAAATTTAA
- a CDS encoding DUF4905 domain-containing protein, translating to MTQLKLLIAEHFDGEVWRMEIDPVTHTLFAEIRKSEDRKVSFAALGLTSGKTYFKNHTIDESWLTGIETAYDGVLLLHYYQTAGSPAHKGLAAIEAENGQVLWHNFNYTFDHLSANGPVVFDNRLQPPSYKLANIKTGAVQRNYNAAIDIVADNKIILPQVIPLPDNFPKLPVEPHRNSVHYVEHNSLRIVSLHAFWAGQLRQYLYLYQDDELVFEDILNTNIQKLQPEAFVLYHNQLIYLKDKVEIKVLNL from the coding sequence ATGACTCAGTTAAAGCTGTTGATAGCCGAGCATTTTGATGGAGAAGTATGGCGCATGGAAATAGACCCTGTAACTCATACTCTGTTTGCTGAAATACGTAAAAGTGAAGACCGAAAAGTAAGCTTTGCCGCACTTGGCCTTACCAGCGGTAAAACTTATTTTAAAAATCACACCATTGATGAAAGTTGGTTAACCGGTATTGAAACTGCTTATGACGGTGTTTTGCTGCTCCATTACTACCAAACAGCCGGCAGCCCGGCACACAAAGGCCTGGCAGCTATTGAAGCCGAAAACGGACAAGTACTTTGGCATAACTTTAACTACACTTTTGACCACCTAAGTGCTAACGGCCCTGTCGTGTTCGATAACCGGCTGCAGCCACCCAGCTATAAGCTTGCAAACATTAAAACAGGCGCTGTACAACGTAATTACAATGCGGCTATTGATATAGTGGCCGACAACAAGATCATCCTTCCGCAAGTTATACCTTTGCCTGACAATTTTCCAAAACTTCCGGTGGAGCCCCACCGTAACAGTGTGCATTACGTAGAGCACAATAGCTTAAGAATTGTATCTTTGCACGCGTTTTGGGCAGGCCAGCTAAGGCAGTACTTATACCTTTACCAGGATGATGAGTTAGTTTTTGAAGATATATTAAATACCAATATACAAAAATTGCAGCCCGAGGCGTTTGTTTTATACCATAATCAACTTATCTACCTGAAAGACAAAGTAGAGATTAAGGTATTGAATTTATAG
- a CDS encoding DNA starvation/stationary phase protection protein → MDAKEISLDEKEVKPVVDHLNELLANYHIHYQKIRGCHWNIKGPSFFTLHVKFEEMYTTAVQTIDDLAERILTLGKPPYSTFDDYIRVSTIKEVNTIGQTDTFLVKALIEDMAILIEKEREILEISAAAGDDGTNDMVNGFMQYKEKNTWMLRSFVNED, encoded by the coding sequence ATGGATGCAAAAGAAATAAGCCTCGACGAGAAAGAGGTAAAACCAGTTGTTGATCATTTGAATGAGCTATTAGCAAACTATCATATTCACTATCAAAAAATAAGAGGTTGCCACTGGAATATTAAAGGGCCAAGCTTTTTCACACTGCATGTTAAATTTGAGGAAATGTACACCACCGCGGTACAAACCATTGATGATTTGGCTGAGCGTATTTTAACCTTAGGAAAACCGCCTTATAGTACTTTTGACGACTACATCAGGGTATCTACCATAAAAGAAGTAAACACCATTGGTCAAACCGATACTTTTTTAGTTAAGGCCTTAATTGAAGATATGGCGATACTAATTGAAAAAGAACGCGAAATTTTAGAGATAAGTGCTGCTGCCGGCGACGACGGGACTAATGATATGGTGAACGGTTTTATGCAGTACAAAGAGAAAAACACCTGGATGCTGCGTTCATTTGTAAATGAAGATTAA
- a CDS encoding uridine kinase has protein sequence MERQVSNNKPYIIGIAGGSGSGKTFFLKCFLQHFTADEVCLVSQDDYYIPVAHNMTAEENKLYNFDLPRTIDSKHFHDDIISLMNYETVLKQEYTFNNPTAVPKTLEIKPAPILIVEGLFILHFKDIAEKLDLKIFLETDEDVALKRRLKRDLEERGYSNDDVMYKWHNHVVPAYKEYLLPYRETCDKIVVNNTQIADDIIKITDDISAELRHKLFNE, from the coding sequence ATGGAACGCCAAGTGAGCAACAATAAGCCTTACATCATTGGTATTGCCGGCGGTAGCGGCTCGGGCAAAACCTTCTTTTTAAAATGTTTTTTGCAGCACTTTACGGCTGATGAAGTATGCCTCGTGTCACAGGATGATTATTACATCCCGGTTGCCCACAATATGACGGCCGAAGAAAACAAGTTGTATAACTTCGACCTGCCCCGTACTATCGACAGCAAACATTTTCATGATGACATCATAAGCCTGATGAATTATGAAACGGTATTGAAACAAGAGTATACTTTCAATAACCCTACTGCAGTACCTAAAACGCTGGAAATTAAACCCGCACCCATACTGATTGTGGAAGGTTTATTTATTCTGCATTTTAAGGACATTGCCGAAAAGCTTGACCTCAAAATATTTTTAGAGACCGATGAAGATGTAGCGCTTAAACGTCGCCTTAAACGCGATTTGGAAGAGCGGGGTTACTCGAATGACGACGTAATGTACAAATGGCACAACCATGTAGTACCTGCTTATAAGGAGTACTTGTTACCCTATCGCGAAACATGTGATAAAATTGTGGTGAATAACACGCAGATAGCCGACGATATAATCAAAATAACCGATGACATATCGGCCGAATTAAGGCACAAGCTTTTTAACGAGTAA
- a CDS encoding aminotransferase class I/II-fold pyridoxal phosphate-dependent enzyme — protein MESIEANLYLDGKPGRTAVVNGKEYLFFTGYHYLGINSDPEFMNLVAEGMDKYGWLYPSSRISNTRLDLYEACEALLAKLTGTEDTVLFSSGFAAGRVAIAGHLTVYNSPNSHPAILQQKAIIRDMEEWQQWVLREGRRQAGVGIPMVLASDSVNPLTSTVINFSFLAHLSQPALAIVDDSHGIGLLGENGFGTSATLPRYNQLNYILTYSLSKALGIGGGAISCTKEQAAALRNLPEYTGATPISPAQVYAFLKGQHIYTRQHEKLKTNIAYFEMLVQDLPGIQHHPDLPVFILPSAIKEEVFYNSGILISSFPYPNPAGVRLKRIVLNALHTFNDLDVLARVLRKAYQQQPIN, from the coding sequence ATGGAAAGTATAGAAGCCAATTTATACTTAGACGGTAAGCCGGGCCGCACAGCCGTGGTAAATGGTAAGGAGTATCTCTTTTTTACCGGATACCATTACCTGGGCATTAATTCGGACCCCGAGTTCATGAACCTGGTAGCGGAAGGTATGGATAAGTATGGTTGGCTGTACCCATCTTCGCGCATCTCAAATACCCGGCTGGATTTATATGAAGCTTGTGAGGCCTTGCTTGCTAAGCTTACAGGTACTGAAGATACCGTGCTATTTTCGTCTGGCTTTGCTGCCGGGCGGGTAGCTATTGCAGGGCACCTAACGGTGTACAACTCGCCTAATTCGCACCCAGCTATATTACAGCAAAAGGCCATCATTCGGGATATGGAAGAATGGCAGCAATGGGTATTGCGTGAGGGCAGGCGTCAGGCCGGTGTGGGTATCCCTATGGTATTAGCAAGTGATTCTGTTAACCCGCTTACCTCTACTGTTATTAACTTTTCGTTCCTGGCTCATTTGTCGCAGCCAGCTTTGGCCATTGTTGATGATTCGCATGGAATAGGATTGTTGGGTGAAAACGGTTTTGGCACCAGCGCCACCTTGCCAAGGTACAATCAGCTCAACTACATCCTAACTTATTCTTTATCTAAAGCTTTAGGTATAGGCGGCGGTGCTATAAGCTGCACAAAGGAACAAGCTGCTGCTTTACGTAATTTGCCCGAATACACAGGCGCTACACCTATATCGCCGGCGCAGGTTTACGCATTTTTAAAAGGACAGCACATCTACACCCGTCAGCACGAAAAACTTAAGACCAATATCGCTTACTTTGAGATGCTGGTGCAGGATTTACCTGGCATTCAGCATCACCCTGATTTGCCTGTATTCATCTTACCTTCGGCTATTAAAGAGGAAGTGTTTTACAACTCAGGCATCTTGATTTCCTCTTTCCCGTATCCTAACCCTGCTGGTGTGCGGCTTAAACGCATTGTGCTGAACGCTCTGCATACTTTTAATGACCTGGATGTACTAGCCCGCGTTTTACGTAAAGCCTACCAGCAGCAACCTATCAACTAA
- a CDS encoding cystathionine gamma-synthase produces the protein MKFATKAIHAGQHPDPTTGAVMTPIYQTSTYAQAAPGDHKGYEYSRGTNPTRKALEDCLAALENAKYGLAFSSGMGATDAVMKLLKPGDEVITNNDLYGGSYRIFTKIFANYGIKFHFVNLHKPEIISEYVNANTKMIWIETPTNPTMQVVDIQEVAGIAKASNVLLVVDNTFASPYLQNPMDLGADLVMHSVTKYIGGHSDLVMGALMMNDEDLYKRLWFIYNSCGATPGPMDSFLALRGIKTLHLRMKAHCENGRAVAEFLKDHPKVERIFWPGFTDHPNHHIAAKQMRDFGGMISIVLKGADLKETFRIASNFKVFTLAESLGGVESLINHPATMTHASIPRETREAAGVVDNLLRISVGVEDIEDLLEDLKNALS, from the coding sequence ATGAAATTCGCAACTAAAGCTATACATGCAGGCCAGCACCCCGACCCAACTACGGGTGCGGTGATGACGCCTATTTATCAAACGTCAACCTATGCACAAGCCGCGCCGGGCGATCATAAAGGTTACGAGTATTCGCGCGGTACTAACCCTACGCGTAAAGCGCTGGAGGATTGCCTGGCGGCCTTGGAAAATGCAAAGTACGGCCTGGCCTTTTCAAGTGGCATGGGCGCTACTGATGCGGTAATGAAGCTATTAAAGCCAGGCGATGAGGTAATAACCAATAATGATTTGTATGGTGGCTCTTACCGTATCTTCACCAAAATATTTGCTAACTATGGCATTAAGTTCCATTTTGTGAATTTGCATAAACCTGAAATTATCAGTGAGTATGTAAACGCCAACACCAAAATGATATGGATCGAAACGCCAACTAATCCCACCATGCAGGTGGTAGATATACAGGAAGTAGCCGGCATAGCCAAAGCCAGCAATGTATTGCTGGTGGTTGACAATACTTTTGCCTCGCCATACCTGCAAAACCCAATGGATTTAGGGGCCGACCTGGTGATGCATTCAGTTACCAAGTACATTGGCGGTCACTCTGACCTGGTTATGGGAGCTTTGATGATGAATGATGAGGACTTGTATAAACGCTTGTGGTTCATCTATAACTCTTGCGGTGCTACACCGGGGCCAATGGATAGCTTTTTGGCGCTGCGCGGTATTAAAACGCTGCACCTGCGCATGAAAGCCCACTGCGAAAACGGCCGTGCCGTTGCCGAATTTTTGAAAGATCACCCTAAGGTGGAGCGCATTTTTTGGCCGGGCTTTACCGATCATCCAAACCATCATATTGCCGCAAAACAAATGCGCGATTTTGGCGGCATGATCTCCATTGTGCTTAAAGGAGCCGATTTAAAGGAAACTTTCCGAATTGCCTCTAACTTCAAAGTATTTACACTGGCCGAATCATTAGGTGGCGTTGAATCGCTCATTAATCACCCTGCTACCATGACGCATGCCTCGATACCCCGCGAAACCCGCGAAGCAGCCGGCGTGGTAGATAACCTGCTGCGCATCAGCGTAGGCGTAGAAGATATTGAGGATTTGCTGGAAGATTTGAAGAACGCATTAAGCTAG
- a CDS encoding TIGR02757 family protein: MVTDIKAFLDSKVAQYNRPEFIENDPIIIPHQFTLQQDIEIMGFWAATLAWGQRVTIIKKCRELIALMDGAPYDFIVNHQEPDLKRLLSFKHRTFNDVDTLYFISFFKQHYKQYESLEDAFLPPGRPKVEQELPSPEYIFSLENREGAGLEAEAMLNHFRSYFFSLPDYPHRTKKHVSSPSQKSTCKRLNMFMRWMVRKDEQGVDFGIWNRINSAELVCPCDLHVDRIARRLKLITRKQTDWQTALELTEHLRQFDPLDPVKYDFALFGLGIEERWGLDNILAGL, encoded by the coding sequence ATGGTTACCGATATTAAAGCCTTTCTCGATTCTAAAGTAGCGCAGTACAACCGGCCGGAGTTTATTGAAAACGACCCTATTATAATCCCCCACCAGTTTACGCTACAGCAAGACATCGAGATCATGGGCTTTTGGGCCGCTACACTGGCCTGGGGGCAGCGGGTAACCATCATCAAAAAATGCCGGGAGTTGATTGCCTTGATGGATGGCGCTCCGTATGACTTCATTGTCAACCACCAGGAGCCCGACTTGAAACGTTTGCTTAGCTTTAAGCACCGCACTTTTAACGATGTTGATACCCTTTACTTCATAAGCTTTTTTAAACAGCATTATAAGCAATATGAGAGCTTGGAGGATGCGTTTTTACCCCCTGGCCGCCCGAAGGTGGAGCAGGAGTTGCCAAGCCCCGAATATATTTTCTCTTTAGAGAACAGGGAAGGAGCCGGCTTGGAAGCTGAAGCTATGCTCAATCATTTCCGTTCATACTTCTTTTCGCTGCCCGATTATCCGCACCGTACCAAGAAGCATGTATCATCGCCATCGCAAAAATCGACTTGCAAGCGGCTGAATATGTTTATGCGATGGATGGTACGTAAGGACGAGCAGGGGGTAGATTTTGGCATCTGGAACCGCATCAATTCGGCAGAACTGGTTTGCCCTTGCGATTTGCACGTAGACCGTATAGCACGCAGGCTGAAACTCATTACCCGCAAACAAACCGACTGGCAAACCGCTCTCGAACTTACCGAACACCTGCGCCAGTTTGACCCGCTCGACCCGGTAAAATACGACTTTGCACTGTTTGGACTGGGGATAGAGGAGCGCTGGGGGCTGGATAACATACTGGCAGGCTTATAA
- a CDS encoding LysM peptidoglycan-binding domain-containing protein, whose product MTLKISVLAGVLSLLTAPLIARPLLDSVGVENQDGKKIILHKLEPKDNYFSIGRRYNIKPGVIIQYNNNASLRVGGIIKVPTEQPFVIAGSQQASTGTINQGTANGAITEYKVSAGETLYAISRRFSVRVEDIISQNNLKSSSLYPGQILQIRAVTTAATPPPVAQTTTTQPAAVTTPPVTAPAVTKRDSILVAKTDTSAVERRLPANRYGLTERNEKGVATYFDDAGLGLDPNKKLVLHQTAPIGTVFKITNPMTNRTTYAKVVGRFTDNQMTKDVIIVLTKSAADALGALDKRFQVNISYGTPSEQQ is encoded by the coding sequence ATGACATTGAAAATTTCTGTACTGGCAGGTGTATTATCATTGCTAACTGCACCGCTAATAGCCCGCCCCCTGCTCGACTCTGTTGGCGTCGAAAACCAGGATGGCAAAAAGATCATTCTGCATAAACTGGAACCCAAGGATAACTATTTCTCAATTGGTCGCCGGTATAACATTAAACCCGGTGTTATTATTCAATACAACAACAATGCTTCGCTTAGGGTTGGTGGTATTATTAAAGTACCAACCGAACAGCCCTTTGTTATAGCCGGTTCGCAGCAAGCCAGCACAGGTACAATCAATCAGGGTACTGCCAACGGAGCTATTACCGAATACAAAGTATCGGCCGGTGAAACATTATACGCTATATCCAGGCGTTTCAGCGTTCGGGTTGAGGATATTATTAGCCAAAATAATTTAAAATCAAGCAGTCTGTACCCGGGTCAGATATTGCAAATACGCGCAGTAACCACAGCTGCAACGCCGCCGCCAGTTGCCCAAACCACTACAACACAACCGGCCGCAGTTACAACACCACCTGTAACCGCACCTGCAGTTACCAAGCGTGATTCTATTCTTGTTGCCAAAACCGACACTAGTGCTGTTGAGCGCCGTTTACCGGCTAACCGTTATGGCTTAACCGAACGGAACGAGAAAGGCGTAGCTACCTATTTTGATGATGCAGGTTTAGGCCTTGACCCAAACAAGAAACTGGTTTTACACCAAACTGCGCCAATAGGTACCGTATTTAAGATTACCAATCCTATGACTAACCGTACCACTTACGCCAAAGTGGTAGGCCGTTTTACCGATAACCAAATGACTAAAGATGTAATCATTGTGCTCACTAAAAGTGCAGCCGATGCCTTAGGTGCGCTTGATAAGCGTTTTCAAGTAAATATTAGCTATGGAACGCCAAGTGAGCAACAATAA
- the proS gene encoding proline--tRNA ligase: MSKGIISKDEDYSQWFNDLVIKADLAEYSPVRGCMIIKPYGYSIWEKMQAALDKMFKDTGHSNAYFPLFIPKSFFSKEASHVEGFAKECAVVTHYRLKNDGEGNIIVDEDAKLEEELIVRPTSETIIWNTYRGWIQSYRDLPILVNQWANVVRWEMRTRLFLRTSEFLWQEGHTAHATAEEAVAETEQMLEVYADFVENWMGVPVVKGRKTPNERFAGALDTYCIEALMQDGKALQAGTSHFLGQNFAKAFDVKFTSKEGKLDYVWATSWGVSTRLMGALVMTHSDDAGLVLPPKLAPIQVVVVPIYKHDEELENIRTYVKGLTAELRAKGISIKFDDRDTQRPGFKFAEYELKGVPLRIAIGSRDMQNSTVELARRDTKTKETVNQEGLADRIEKLLEEIQANIYQKAFNFRAENTTEVDSYEEFKRLLDEKPGFLSAHWDGTSETEQRIKEETKATIRCIPLNNKQEEGKCILTGKPSTQRVLFARAY; encoded by the coding sequence ATGAGCAAGGGGATTATTAGTAAAGACGAAGATTACTCGCAATGGTTTAATGACCTTGTAATAAAAGCTGATCTTGCCGAATATTCACCGGTAAGAGGCTGCATGATCATTAAGCCATACGGCTATTCCATTTGGGAAAAAATGCAGGCCGCGTTGGATAAAATGTTTAAGGATACCGGGCACAGCAATGCATATTTTCCGCTGTTTATACCAAAATCTTTCTTCTCAAAAGAAGCGAGCCATGTGGAAGGATTTGCTAAGGAGTGTGCGGTTGTAACACATTACAGGTTAAAGAACGATGGTGAAGGGAACATTATTGTTGATGAGGATGCAAAATTAGAAGAAGAACTGATTGTTCGTCCTACCTCTGAAACCATCATCTGGAATACCTACCGTGGGTGGATACAATCTTACCGCGATTTACCCATTTTAGTTAACCAGTGGGCTAACGTGGTACGCTGGGAAATGCGTACACGTTTATTTTTACGTACCAGTGAATTTTTATGGCAGGAAGGCCATACCGCACACGCCACAGCCGAAGAAGCTGTAGCCGAAACAGAACAAATGCTGGAGGTTTATGCCGACTTTGTGGAGAACTGGATGGGCGTGCCGGTAGTAAAAGGCCGTAAAACACCTAACGAACGTTTTGCGGGTGCGTTAGATACCTATTGTATTGAAGCGTTGATGCAAGACGGAAAAGCTTTGCAGGCAGGTACATCGCACTTCTTAGGTCAGAACTTTGCGAAAGCATTTGATGTAAAGTTCACCAGCAAAGAAGGTAAGCTCGATTATGTTTGGGCCACCTCATGGGGCGTATCAACCCGCTTAATGGGCGCGCTTGTGATGACGCATTCTGATGATGCCGGTTTAGTATTGCCACCAAAATTAGCGCCTATACAGGTTGTAGTGGTGCCTATTTACAAGCATGATGAGGAACTGGAGAACATACGTACCTACGTTAAAGGTTTAACTGCCGAGTTGCGTGCAAAAGGTATCTCCATAAAATTTGATGACCGCGATACACAACGCCCGGGCTTTAAGTTTGCCGAGTATGAGCTGAAAGGTGTGCCGTTGCGTATAGCCATAGGCAGCCGCGACATGCAGAACAGCACGGTTGAACTGGCACGCCGTGATACCAAAACCAAGGAGACCGTAAACCAGGAAGGCTTAGCCGACCGTATTGAAAAGCTGCTGGAAGAGATTCAGGCTAATATTTACCAAAAGGCATTTAATTTCAGAGCCGAAAACACCACCGAGGTTGACAGCTACGAAGAATTTAAACGTCTGCTGGACGAAAAACCCGGCTTCCTTTCTGCCCACTGGGATGGCACGTCTGAAACCGAGCAACGCATTAAAGAAGAAACTAAAGCTACCATACGCTGCATACCTTTAAACAACAAACAGGAAGAAGGCAAATGCATTTTAACCGGCAAGCCATCAACCCAAAGGGTGTTGTTTGCAAGAGCGTACTAA